One genomic region from Labeo rohita strain BAU-BD-2019 chromosome 7, IGBB_LRoh.1.0, whole genome shotgun sequence encodes:
- the tinf2 gene encoding TERF1-interacting nuclear factor 2 isoform X1 codes for MKTATNTTNEDAPLPLSALQLIAPPLRLMSAAMWKVMLQRDAVHYGKLEETITSLCETVPGLLHYRHQARLTMGLRALMILEELRQSDPPDAQLVLQELHKLQDSSIPIGKRKDQKVEEAKRNFQTLVHSLLNNAAARKQFFREEFHLHYGGNYVTSLEKLLWEFLVRLDKLLPIPDLAQTVSWLSGAPAVLEECARSASQPQLLRTLLQHERCLGHLSPATLLSSTGDAILSSLSLPLSGKVLQTMHSESTSSSNRVRNPTPSTPRTTRSAAKEAQSQVTPVIGSISNDVLRKDDENVASSGQEVETASENSRNTRSKQRSCSKKQDLEKDPENEYFVGNMLVTVISQSSSSEVEEEEEEGSTEEMNNRKESSERANKLAKKTEAKNRNGKKGQDVTRKYSTRTNSEGIESQQEAEMSALLISCMKRQLRVVIPRLNDSDLPVCPSHLSDEKENTTSSKDSAGNGHSVIRKRKFIDLSSTPEKHLTLSVNKPPSASSPCIPVVLHLPVGSPETPSPSVKSSDDIICDSDDERTDNVKRKVFSQQYYKTKNGTYVPTLREFWNPVFCSTLSPGSRH; via the exons ATGAAAACAGCGACTAACACTACGAATGAAG ATGCACCTCTACCCCTGTCAGCTCTGCAGCTTATAGCTCCACCTTTACGCCTGATGTCTGCAGCCATGTGGAAGGTGATGCTGCAGAGAGATGCAGTACATTATGGGAAACTGGAGGAAACCATAACATCACTCTGTGAGACTGTACCTGGGCTGCTTCATTACAGACATCAGGCCAGGCTGACAATGGGTTTGCGGGCACTG ATGATCCTGGAAGAGCTTCGTCAGTCAGATCCTCCTGATGCTCAGCTTGTCCTCCAAGAGCTGCACAAGCTGCAAGATTCCTCCATTCCCATCGGAAAG AGGAAGGATCAAAAGGTGGAGGAAGCTAAACGAAACTTCCAGACCTTGGTGCACTCTCTCTTGAACAATGCAGCAGCCAGAAAACAGTTCTTCAGG GAGGAATTCCATCTTCACTATGGAGGAAACTATGTGACCAGTCTAGAGAAGCTATTGTGGGAGTTTCTAGTTCGATTGGATAAGCTATTACCCATTCCAGATCTTGCTCAG ACAGTCTCGTGGCTTAGTGGTGCCCCTGCTGTTTTAGAGGAGTGTGCACGTTCTGCATCGCAGCCCCAGCTCCTCAGGACTCTGCTGCAGCATGAAAGATGCCTTGGACATCTCAGCCCag CAACTCTTCTGTCATCCACTGGTGACGCGATCCTGTCGTCCCTTTCCCTTCCTCTTTCGGGTAAAGTGCTGCAGACCATGCATTCAGAATCCACTTCCTCATCCAACAGGGTCAGAAATCCCACCCCATCAACACCCAGAACCACTCGCAGTGCTGCGAAAGAAGCCCAGTCGCAGGTCACACCTGTGATTGGGTCCATTTCCAATGACGTTCTTCGAAAAGACGATGAGAATGTAGCAAGTTCAGGACAAGAAGTCGAAACAGCTTCTGAAAACTCCAGAAATACCAGAAGCAaacaaagatcatgttctaaaAAACAGGATTTAGAGAAGGATccagaaaatgaatattttgttgGGAATATGTTGGTCACAGTGATCAGTCAGTCATCCAGCAGTGAAgtagaagaagaagaggaggagggcAGCACAGAAGAAATGAACAATAGGAAGGAGAGTAGTGAGAGAGCAAACAAACTAGCCAAAAAGACTGAAGCTAAGAACAGAAATGGGAAAAAAGGGCAAGATGTTACAAGGAAATATTCCACTAGGACAAACTCTGAGGGCATCGAGTCACAGCAGGAAGCAGAAATGAGTGCTCTCCTCATTTCCTGCATGAAGCGCCAACTGAGAGTTGTCATTCCCAGATTAAACGACAGTGATCTTCCTGTCTGTCCAAGTCATCTGTCTGATGAGAAGGAAAATACAACGTCTTCAAAAGACAGTGCGGGAAACGGTCACTCTGTGATACGCAAGAGGAAATTTATTGATTTGAGTTCAACGCCGGAGAAACACCTGACGTTATCAGTCAATAAACC accTTCTGCTTCTTCTCCATGTATTCCTGTTGTTCTGCATCTTCCAGTCGGCAGTCCAG AAACACCATCTCCCTCAGTTAAGTCATCAGATGACATAATTTGCGATTCTGATGATGAGAGGACAGACAACGTCAAGAGGAAG GTATTCAGTCAGCAGTATTATAAAACAAAGAATGGTACGTATGTGCCCACACTGCGAGAGTTTTGGAATCCCGTGTTTTGTTCCACATTGTCTCCTGGAAGCAGACATTGA
- the tinf2 gene encoding TERF1-interacting nuclear factor 2 isoform X2: MKTATNTTNEDAPLPLSALQLIAPPLRLMSAAMWKVMLQRDAVHYGKLEETITSLCETVPGLLHYRHQARLTMGLRALMILEELRQSDPPDAQLVLQELHKLQDSSIPIGKRKDQKVEEAKRNFQTLVHSLLNNAAARKQFFREEFHLHYGGNYVTSLEKLLWEFLVRLDKLLPIPDLAQTVSWLSGAPAVLEECARSASQPQLLRTLLQHERCLGHLSPATLLSSTGDAILSSLSLPLSGKVLQTMHSESTSSSNRVRNPTPSTPRTTRSAAKEAQSQVTPVIGSISNDVLRKDDENVASSGQEVETASENSRNTRSKQRSCSKKQDLEKDPENEYFVGNMLVTVISQSSSSEVEEEEEEGSTEEMNNRKESSERANKLAKKTEAKNRNGKKGQDVTRKYSTRTNSEGIESQQEAEMSALLISCMKRQLRVVIPRLNDSDLPVCPSHLSDEKENTTSSKDSAGNGHSVIRKRKFIDLSSTPEKHLTLSVNKPPSASSPCIPVVLHLPVGSPETPSPSVKSSDDIICDSDDERTDNVKRKECC; encoded by the exons ATGAAAACAGCGACTAACACTACGAATGAAG ATGCACCTCTACCCCTGTCAGCTCTGCAGCTTATAGCTCCACCTTTACGCCTGATGTCTGCAGCCATGTGGAAGGTGATGCTGCAGAGAGATGCAGTACATTATGGGAAACTGGAGGAAACCATAACATCACTCTGTGAGACTGTACCTGGGCTGCTTCATTACAGACATCAGGCCAGGCTGACAATGGGTTTGCGGGCACTG ATGATCCTGGAAGAGCTTCGTCAGTCAGATCCTCCTGATGCTCAGCTTGTCCTCCAAGAGCTGCACAAGCTGCAAGATTCCTCCATTCCCATCGGAAAG AGGAAGGATCAAAAGGTGGAGGAAGCTAAACGAAACTTCCAGACCTTGGTGCACTCTCTCTTGAACAATGCAGCAGCCAGAAAACAGTTCTTCAGG GAGGAATTCCATCTTCACTATGGAGGAAACTATGTGACCAGTCTAGAGAAGCTATTGTGGGAGTTTCTAGTTCGATTGGATAAGCTATTACCCATTCCAGATCTTGCTCAG ACAGTCTCGTGGCTTAGTGGTGCCCCTGCTGTTTTAGAGGAGTGTGCACGTTCTGCATCGCAGCCCCAGCTCCTCAGGACTCTGCTGCAGCATGAAAGATGCCTTGGACATCTCAGCCCag CAACTCTTCTGTCATCCACTGGTGACGCGATCCTGTCGTCCCTTTCCCTTCCTCTTTCGGGTAAAGTGCTGCAGACCATGCATTCAGAATCCACTTCCTCATCCAACAGGGTCAGAAATCCCACCCCATCAACACCCAGAACCACTCGCAGTGCTGCGAAAGAAGCCCAGTCGCAGGTCACACCTGTGATTGGGTCCATTTCCAATGACGTTCTTCGAAAAGACGATGAGAATGTAGCAAGTTCAGGACAAGAAGTCGAAACAGCTTCTGAAAACTCCAGAAATACCAGAAGCAaacaaagatcatgttctaaaAAACAGGATTTAGAGAAGGATccagaaaatgaatattttgttgGGAATATGTTGGTCACAGTGATCAGTCAGTCATCCAGCAGTGAAgtagaagaagaagaggaggagggcAGCACAGAAGAAATGAACAATAGGAAGGAGAGTAGTGAGAGAGCAAACAAACTAGCCAAAAAGACTGAAGCTAAGAACAGAAATGGGAAAAAAGGGCAAGATGTTACAAGGAAATATTCCACTAGGACAAACTCTGAGGGCATCGAGTCACAGCAGGAAGCAGAAATGAGTGCTCTCCTCATTTCCTGCATGAAGCGCCAACTGAGAGTTGTCATTCCCAGATTAAACGACAGTGATCTTCCTGTCTGTCCAAGTCATCTGTCTGATGAGAAGGAAAATACAACGTCTTCAAAAGACAGTGCGGGAAACGGTCACTCTGTGATACGCAAGAGGAAATTTATTGATTTGAGTTCAACGCCGGAGAAACACCTGACGTTATCAGTCAATAAACC accTTCTGCTTCTTCTCCATGTATTCCTGTTGTTCTGCATCTTCCAGTCGGCAGTCCAG AAACACCATCTCCCTCAGTTAAGTCATCAGATGACATAATTTGCGATTCTGATGATGAGAGGACAGACAACGTCAAGAGGAAG GAGTGCTGTTAG
- the cideb gene encoding LOW QUALITY PROTEIN: cell death activator CIDE-B (The sequence of the model RefSeq protein was modified relative to this genomic sequence to represent the inferred CDS: deleted 1 base in 1 codon), which produces METTASLFKSVSRRVWSPPQRPFRVCSWDREVKKGVTAGTLEELKEKAAQALLISTVLTLVCEEDGTEVDSEEFLLALPDNTVFMALTDREIWRPHPLLHRGGNKPAESKPRTGKDIAQITFDLYRTHPKDVFGSLNVKATFQGLYSVSADFQCLGPKKVLREALRLMSSLLHAAGHLLISSAAVIRRIIHGADLLQAQQGKPIEYWE; this is translated from the exons ATGGAAACAACAGCCTCCCTGTTCAA GTCAGTATCTCGGCGGGTATGGTCACCCCCTCAGCGTCCATTCAGAGTGTGTTCCTGGGACAGAGAGGTC AAAAAGGGAGTCACTGCTGGAACTTTAGAGGAGCTCAAAGAGAAG GCAGCCCAGGCTCTCTTGATATCTACCGTGCTGACTTTGGTGTGTGAAGAGGATGGGACAGAAGTTGACTCAGAAGAGTTCCTCTTAGCCCTACCAGACAACACTGTTTTTATGGCcctgacagacagagagatctGGAGACCTCATCCT TTACTCCATAGGGGTGGAAACAAACCCGCTGAGAGTAAACCAAGAACAGGAAAAGACATTGCTCAAATCACCTTCGACCTTTACCGTACACACCCCAAAGATGTATTCGGCTCACTAAATGTGAAAGCCACATTCCAAGGGCTCTACTCTGTCAGTGCAGATTTTCAATGCTTGGGGCCAAAGAAAGTCCTGAG GGAGGCTCTCAGACTCATGTCCAGTCTCCTTCACGCTGCTGGACACTTACTGATTTCTTCTGCTGCTGTAATTCGTCGTATCATCCACGGGGCGGATCTTCTTCAAGCCCAGCAGGGCAAACCTATCGAGTACTGGGAATAA